One genomic region from Campylobacter sp. RM5004 encodes:
- the rho gene encoding transcription termination factor Rho: MDKDIQTEQKQDKKNQKKHIPVDGYKIEELKLLTLEKLIEIANEAGVENPMEFRRQELMFEILKAQTKKGGFILFTGILEINQEGYGFLRAMDANLSDSANDAYVSNSQIKKFALRVGDIVTGQVREPREQEKYYALLKIEAINYLPLAEAKKRALFDNLTPIFPTEKLQLEYDPLKLTGRVLDLFTPIGKGQRGLIVAPPRTGKTELMKELATAIAKNHPESQLIVLLIDERPEEVTDMQRCVKGEVFSSTFDQPALNHVRVAELVIEKAKRLVEMGKDVIILLDSITRLARAYNTATPSSGKVLSGGVDANALHKPKRFFGAARNIEHGGSLTIVATALIDTGSRMDDVIFEEFKGTGNSEIVLDRNISDRRIYPAINITKSGTRKEELLQGPINLPKIWAIRSAMNSMEDVEALKFLYAKMLKTQNNEELLSGLNE, encoded by the coding sequence ATGGATAAAGATATACAAACAGAACAAAAGCAAGATAAAAAAAATCAAAAAAAGCATATTCCAGTAGATGGATATAAAATAGAAGAATTAAAACTACTAACTCTTGAAAAATTAATAGAAATCGCAAACGAAGCTGGTGTAGAAAACCCTATGGAGTTTAGAAGACAAGAGCTTATGTTTGAGATATTAAAAGCTCAGACTAAAAAAGGTGGCTTTATTCTTTTTACAGGTATTTTAGAAATTAATCAAGAAGGTTATGGCTTCTTAAGAGCAATGGATGCAAATTTAAGTGATAGTGCAAACGATGCTTATGTAAGTAATTCTCAGATTAAAAAGTTTGCTTTAAGGGTTGGAGATATTGTTACAGGTCAAGTAAGAGAACCAAGAGAGCAAGAAAAGTATTATGCTTTACTTAAGATCGAAGCTATTAATTATCTTCCTTTAGCAGAAGCTAAAAAAAGAGCTTTATTTGATAACCTTACTCCTATATTTCCTACTGAAAAACTACAACTTGAGTATGACCCATTAAAGCTAACTGGTAGGGTGCTTGATTTATTCACTCCTATTGGAAAAGGACAGCGTGGGCTAATAGTTGCACCTCCTAGAACAGGTAAAACTGAGCTTATGAAAGAGCTTGCAACTGCAATTGCAAAAAATCATCCAGAAAGTCAATTAATAGTTCTTTTAATTGATGAGCGTCCTGAAGAAGTAACTGATATGCAAAGATGTGTTAAAGGCGAAGTTTTTAGTTCTACATTTGATCAACCAGCATTAAATCACGTGCGTGTAGCAGAGCTTGTAATTGAAAAAGCTAAGCGTTTAGTAGAAATGGGAAAAGATGTAATCATTTTACTTGATAGTATCACAAGACTTGCAAGGGCATATAATACTGCAACTCCAAGTAGTGGCAAGGTTTTAAGTGGTGGTGTTGATGCAAATGCTCTTCATAAACCAAAGAGATTTTTTGGAGCTGCTAGAAATATAGAGCATGGTGGAAGCTTAACGATAGTTGCAACAGCTTTAATTGATACAGGTTCAAGAATGGATGATGTGATTTTTGAAGAGTTTAAGGGAACAGGAAATAGCGAAATTGTTCTTGATAGAAATATTTCAGATAGAAGAATTTATCCAGCAATTAATATAACCAAGAGTGGAACAAGAAAAGAAGAATTATTGCAAGGTCCAATTAATTTACCTAAGATTTGGGCAATTAGATCAGCAATGAATTCTATGGAAGATGTTGAAGCGCTTAAGTTCTTATATGCAAAAATGCTAAAAACTCAAAATAATGAAGAATTATTATCAGGATTAAACGAATAA